A stretch of DNA from Triticum dicoccoides isolate Atlit2015 ecotype Zavitan chromosome 2A, WEW_v2.0, whole genome shotgun sequence:
ATGTTGGCGCCGCCGGATCCCGTTCCCGTTGCACTGCAACGCCCGCATACTCGAAGTCGCAACGGTATTGTCAAGCACAAGCAACGTCATGATGGTACTGTCACATATTTGGCTGCCTGTCTTGCTCATACTGTTGCAGATCCCACTGATGAACCACGCCACTATGAGGTTGCTATGAGTATTCCTCACTGGCGGGCAGCTATGGAGCAAGAGTACAACGCTCTTCTTCATAATAAGACATGGACATTGGTTCCTCCTCTGCCTCGTGTCAACGTTATTGATTCGAAGTGGGTTTTCAAAGTCAAGAGACATGCGGACGGGtctattgagcgctacaaggcgcgtCTCGTGGCTAGAGGGTTTAAGCAGCGACAGGGTCTGGACTACGAGGACACATTCAGCCCGGTTGTTAAACCTACTTCCATTCGGCTTCTTTTGTCTCTTGCAGTCTCTCGTGGTTGGTCTCTTCGACAGCTTGATGTGTAGAATGATTTTCTCCATGGGTTGCTtgaagaggaggtttacatgcggcaGCCACCAGGGTTTGTTGATCCAGATCAGCCTCATCATCTTTGTCGTCTGACGAAGGCGCTCTATGGACTGAAACAGgcacctcgtgcctggcatgctcgtcttgcttcGGCTCTTCGTACTCATGGATTCGTTCCGTCGACAGCTGACAGTTTGCTGTTCTTATTTCAGCGTCCCAGTCTGACTGTGTATTTGCTTGTGTACGTGGATGATATTATTCTGGTCAGTTCTTCTGTCacggctgctgatgctcttgtgacTACTCTTGGCAGAGATTTTGCGGTTAAAGACTTGGGACAGCTACACTTCTTTCTAGGCATTGAGGTTGCACATCAGTCTCGTGGCAGCTTGGCTCTCACCCAGAAAAAGTACTCCCTTGATCTCTTGCGCCGTGCTGGTATGCTCAAGTGTAAGCCGTCACCCACGCCCATGTCCTTTACGGATAAGCTCTCGGCCACTGCTGGTTCTCCTCTTTCTTCTACGGATGCTACGGAGTATCAGAGTATTGTTGGTGGCTTGCAGTATCTGACTATCACCCGTCCTGATCTTTCATTTACGGTTAACAGGGTATGTCAGTATCTTCATGCTCCTACAGATGTGCACTGGTCTGCTGTGaagcgcattcttcgttatgtgcgTCTCACTGTCTCCTATGGTCTTCATCTGCGACCTAGTTCCTCTACTGTTCTCTCtgcattctcagatgctgattgggctgggtgtccagatgacaggcgatccacggggggacatgCTGTATTTCTGggtcctaatttgatcgcctggagtgtgcGCAAGCAAGCCACTGTTTCTCGCAGCAGCACAGAGgctgagtacaaagcagttgcCAATGCGACTGCTGAGCTTATCTGGATTGGGTCTTTGCTTCGAGAGCTGGGAATCTCCCAGTCACATCCTTCagttctttggtgtgacaacatcggtgcTACGTTTCTTTCGACAAACCCGGTGTTCCATGCACGAACCAAGCACATTgagattgactatcattttgtgagggaacgtgttgcacagaagctactacagatcaagtttatctcctcaaaggatcaacttgccgacatcttcaccaagcctctaCCTTCTCCCATGTTGGAGGTCTGTAGGCGCAATCTCAACCTCCTAGATGCATCAGGAGTGAGTTGAGATTGAGGGAGAGTGTTAGACTTTGTAACATAGCCCAACTATGTAATAGGTATCATGTATCATTATAAGTATATGTGATAGGCCATCCCTAGAGGGTTAAGCCAATTCCCACAAATCCTACGTCTAatagccggccggccggccaacAGCGTGCCTACGGCCGCGCGCGCGCGCGTAGCCATGGGCGCATGCGCATGCATGCAGTGGCAGCCGCTGTGCGAGCTGAGCGAGGGCACAGTGACGTTCGGCGCGGGCAGGCAGGAGGCAGCCAGCCGGTTCGCGGCGTCGTCGAGCGAGCGTACTGGACGGGACAGACTAGTGCTTGTAGGTAAGGTACAGGCAGGTCGCAGGGTGGGGCGGGGAGATCACATGATAATTCAATGCGAAAAGACGTGATGCTGGCGCTGCGGAATCCGCCGTGTGCTGCGTGCCGCTGGTGGACGTGCGCGTGCCACTGTTCGAGCGTACCCGGACGGATCTCCTCCCTGTGCCCGCGCATACCCGTCGATCTCCCCGACCGTGATGCTGCGCGTGACGACATTTCTTCTTCCCAGCCAGTACGTGTCGGTACGTACCTCTCGGCAGGTGAAAACCACCGCGCTGTTTCTTTTCTTTATTACATTTTCTCAAGAAAAAAAAGAGCTCAACTTGTAGTATATTAATTGTCAATGTCCTTGGAAATTATGTTAAAATTCTTAGGCGTGTCGGAATCTTCTTCCTCCCGCATCCATAAATGGCGTGCCTCGAGCAAAGCTCAATACCGCCTCTAAGTCTCCGCCTGGGTGTTTATACAAGCAGTGTCCGGAAAGTCATCAATGTGTATCGAAAGACATCGACAACCGCAATCAACGTAACAAATCACCATCCCACGGAAGAACACTGGGCATGCAAATTTAGAACCTCTAGGGTATCCTTCGACCCTGCTTTAGTTCAATCAAATGGACTGAAATTTCAAAGGTAATGTGAATTCTAAAATTTTAGTTCATTTGGTTGAGCTAAGGAGACGTCTCGCCGccctggtcaagacataaagactcCCTAAAAACAGCCTACACCAAAATGCACACACCGCTGTACACCAAATCCGGGCTAGACATTCAGCTCATCGCCATCTGGGACAAAGTCTCTAGGGACCCTCGGATGCCATCAACACATGCAACGTCGCGGTTGGCACCACAGTCCAGAAGCACCATCACAGTTGGCCAAAACCCGCCGCATCAAACTCCCATATGGACATATCCTGTCCATCGCAGTTGGCGATGCCCGGTGGCAAGAAGGTTGGAGAAGCTACGGACAACTAGGTCTTCTAGCGGCGGCAGGCAGGTCTTACCCTCCGACGTCTAATGAAATTGTTGCAACCAAGTTGAGCCCCACGTCGTTTGTTTATTTTTACGGATCTCTCACTCTTCCTTCTTCGTGCTTATTACAGAGAAACACACAACACCAACTTCTaacatttcttttcttttttggaaaGGACTAAGACCATATATTAAGTATAATATGTATTCAAACACACTCTtacaaaaagaaaaatatatcCAAATCCTTGAGGGTCCtgaagtcttcttcctcctgcattCGTTGACGGCACGCCATGAGTAAAGCTCATTGTCGCCTTAGGCCACTGTTTCAACCCAGGAGTTTATAGAAACCGCTCAGCCGAAAAGTCATTGATGTAGATCACAAGGAGTCGACGGCCACGATCTACATATCAAATCCCTGCCTTGGAGAAAAAAAACGTCGAAGAGGACCTTCAAATACTCAAAAGACTACGAGTATTGGTCGAATCCAGACAGGTCCACCAGAAGCCAAAACCAATCAAATCCAGGAAGATCCACCCGAGCCACACACCATGCGTTGTGAGCCATGCTCGATGCCACGTTTGGGACTCCGCATCACCACCCCGACGCCACGACCAATACACACAAAGTGTTCGCCCAAATCTGAAAGAATCCAAACAATGTAGACACTGCCTCTCAGATCCAATACCAACATCAGAGAGAGACATCGCATCAGAGGAAGATCAGGAGGAACCATATTCtccaccgccatcgccgtcgtcgaaGCCAAATCCATGGACAAGCAAATACTGTAATTGAAACAAACTAGACTATTGGATGGACGCGGGACAAGATCCCGGGGTTCCTTTCCGTCCCGCTACGCGGAGCGGTCGGTGGAGGCGAGGGAACTCTGATGATGATGGTGTCCGGGTTTCCCTTGATCGTGGCATCTAGGTGAGGCGAAGCGTGTATAAAGATACCATATTCTACCGCGCAATTGACAGAATTTTCTGACCCGTGGATTTTTTTTGCATGTGTTTGAGTAAAAAAGATTCAACAAAAGTAGGTCTGCTACACCCTAAAAAGCATCGATAAGAAAAAAAACGTATGGACAATATTGTTATGTGATTCCTTTAGTGTATTTGAAAAAAACATATAGTGCATACACAGACCCTtccgaacacacacacacacacacacacacacacacacacacacacacacacacacacacacacatctgtaTGATCACTTGCATGCCCTATCCATATGAACACCTTTGAGATAATGAATCGACAAATCTTGGGATTGATGTAGTCTCTATAGACGCCTCGTAGTTGAGGGGTACGCCATACCGTTGAAGAAATAACATCGAAAGCCTAAAATAAATGCAGAAAAATACAACCATCCAggtcaagtctaggacttgaactaTATATAATGGACATGTTCCATCAATAGTAATCTAGTGAAACGGAAGAACCTGTGCACCAAGTTTTTGGGACCGTTGGATACAAATCTGAGGGACACAAGATGGATCGTTGGCATGTTTGTGAACATGCTCATACTTTATGATAATCAACCCACATTCCACAGTTTGCCCTATCCCATAATCAAATCCATGTTTTTATTTCCATCTCCAAACACAACAAGATTCTTATATTTTTGAACCACATGCTCGGATTTGAATCTGGTTTGACCAGCATTTTTGTTTTGACGAGACGTTCGAGACAAGCCCAATATGGGATATGTGTTAAAAAACGTAAAAGCATCGACGAAACATTTACAAAAATTGCAATAGTGCTTCATTAAATTTACTAAGAGATGCCCTTCATATTAAGTTTCATTTTAAAAAACAGACAAAGGATTGCGGAAATAGAAGGACTACTTTGCAAACATGCGAGCAACTCATCTTTTGGCTTGATCCTCTCCCTCAGGTTCACAACCAATGGCTCAACTAGAAGGGGTGCAACCGGTGCATAAATTGGACTGGTGCATGGAATATGTTCGCATATGATCCGTTTAGTGTTTACCGAGCTTTTTGTCCGCATTTTTTAGTCAATCACATGTTTAGTATACATCATTGTTTGATAAACACGCGTCTACTACATCCTTAATTGCAtctttgaaaaaaaatcacaaaatttggAAATAGTTTAGTTTCTACATATTTTTAACTGTTTTCAGTTTTGCTTTGTCAACCGCAGAAACCGCCACTAGAAATCTTGTCGGTCATCACTCGGCATGAACCGTGGGCTATATCATATCAGAAACAATGGAACAATGAGATCCAGTCAATCgctggttgagccaacgatgaaagagAAGAAGAAatgtggttttctgcaatttactccgaTGCGCAAAGGCAAAGGAAAGCGCGTGCCGTGTAATAAAAACTATAAAAAAAGAATACGAACCGGACGCAGTAAAGAGGTGAAACACGTCTCGATCAGCAGCCGCTGGCGGTCCTCGAAGCGAAGTGGTAAAACTTGTGCTGGGAGAGTGATCTCCCCTCCCGTGGCTGGAACGGCCAACGCCCCACCGGGTCACCATTCATGAACCGGGGAGAGGTTGGCCACTGTCCGGTGAGCGAGCGCCGAGCCGAGCCCTCCTTCTCTACGCAAACACGGCACAGGTGGTCCTGCATACCGGCTGGTTTCCAAGGATAATAAAAACTACCCCTCCCTACGCTCTCACACTGCCTCCCTCCCGGCTACGTCCACCCGGCGCCTCCGCCCGTCTCCTCTGCTCGTGTTTATTTATACACACACGCGCACACCTTTCTCCCTAGCCACCACTACTCACTACTCAGAGGAAGGAAGATCAAACGACGAAGCAAAGCAAAGCAAGCATCGAGCGTCGGCGTCACGGGCATGGGGGAGCAGGGCACCAGCGGCAGCGAGGGCGGCGGCAAGGTGGCGGAGGCGCAGGCGCCGGCCTGCTGCTACTAGCGGCGTCTTCGGGCTCTCTTTGTCTCCCCCGCGCCGCTCTGCCGGCGATCAGGTCATCACCACCGCGCCACATTACTGTAGTGTACTCGTAGGAGTAACTCTTATTTTCAGGTAACAGAACAGTAGCTGCAGTACTAGGTAGCAACAGTATTGATACGCGCGCACGTACCCCCACACACGTACGCGTCTTCCTCATCAGTTCACCGTCCGGTCTGGTCTGGTCGACTGGTCCAGATAGCAGAGCAATTAAACCAGGGGCCAATGCCGCCACGctgggaagaagaagaggaggaagaagagtcgtCTATGGATGCAAGCCAGCCAATTCAACCGGAATAGTCTCTGCACGCATGTGGGATGCGCCCTCGCGCTGTCGTCGCATGGTGGTACTACGACCACGATGGTCCCGGCAGCCGAACGAACGAACGCCAGCGCGCGCCGGCCGGCCCCGGCGCGCCACTTGTACGGCCCGCGGTGACCGGGCCGGGCCAGCGGCATCGCCTGTACCTGTACGCGTTGAATGCCCGGGTCACAGGGGGCGTGCATGTAGCCGGCGGGCGATTGGGGGGAGATCGCGCGGGGACCGTGGTCACCTCATCGGACGGCCGAGGTCGATCGCGCACATGCGGTGTCGTCCCGCCGGTCCTCGCGTTCGCGCGTACGCTTGCTGGCGTGGCTCGGTACCCCTGCTGGTACAAGAGCACAGCGATCTGGTTAACTCCGCTGTTTGCTGCGCCTGGCTTATGTCAGCACCTAATGCCACCGTGACGTGATTACGTACACGTACCCTAGCCATGCTGTATATACGGCGAACAATGAATGATGGCCGCCGGCTGCATGTATTTCGTGGTTATCCCTGCAGTATCTGTAATTCTGTATGCTTCCCTGACCTGTACGTCTCACTATATTTCATGTTGCTGCTActaggcattgaagcaagaggattCATATTTGGCCCCGCGATCGCGTTGGCCATCGGGGCCAAATTCATACCGCTGCGCAAACCCGGCAAACTCCCAGGTAATATAATTCCATAGGTGTTGGTATCAAATGATGTGCTGCGAGGAGTACCAATGCATACTGAATCTCTGAGCACATTAACCATGTCGATTTCTGAAAAGTTTCATTCATTCAGAATAGCTTCATCAAATGTTGTTACCATATTAAGGAAACAAACAAATCGTTACTACTAGTAGTTTCCAAAATGTGCTAATTTTGCTATACAAACAATTAATGAAGGTGCGGTGATTTCCGAGAATTATACGCTCGAGTATGGGACGGATTGCTTGGAGATGCATGTTGGAGCCGTCGAGCCCGGCGACCGTGTGGTGGTCGTGGATGATCTGGTTGCAACCGGCGGGACACTTTCTGCAGCCATAAAACTTCTTGGTGAGCCCCTCCCTCTTGTTCTCACTACATGAAATGTGAATAATCCTTTAATACAAGGCTCAATTTGGAGCTTCTGCTACACTAGGACTCTAGCAGTAGTCCAGTAAATAAATCGAAGAGGGATAAGTAAGTCAAAGGATGTGTGATGCTGATATGGAATAATCTCTCATAGCCTTGCCAAAAAAGACACATTGAGTATCATGCAATGTAGCCACTTAAGCATCTCAACAACTTAGTGATAAGTGACAACATGTAGAGTAGAGGACCATCATGTTTTCTTGACAAGAAGCAAAGTTTTCCCGTGAGCGTGACAAATTCCTGTTTGAAAGATAAGCCCTATATATGGGGGGTAGCTACTAGCTAATTGCATAAAGGTGTGGCTTGATGCGACTGGACGCATAATTTCAATCTTTCCATGCTACCAAGAGGAAACTTTGTAGATAAGTATGAAGCGTCCACGCCACAGAGAGACGAGGAGTTCTAATTACATGTCTCGCTCAATCATATGAATATATCATGAGCTAACAACATGAGAATGTCTTTTGACTAATATTTCCATGATTGATGCAATTATTTGCATTCCAGAACGCGCTGCAGCTGACGTTGTTGAGTGTGCATGCCTCATCGGACTCCCTAAGTTTAAGGTACGCAAGGGCTAAGGTGAAACAACCCTATAGCTAAAAAGTTACTACTAGTGAGTGTTGCATTATGTGAATAGGACAGATATAAATGAGAAAACAATGAACAAAATAAGCAACGAACAAAGTTACTACTACAAGTGTTGCATgtttggactacatacggatgtatatagacatacgttagagtgtagattcactcatcttGCTTGGTATGTAGCccatattagaatctctaaaaagacttgtatttaggaacggagggagtacattatctAGAAGAATCCTAATTTGCACACTGCAGGACATCTCTATTTTACTTACATGGACACATCAACTTAGGCTTATAGGTTGAACATACTTGCTGTAAATTGAACATATCAGGGATTGTGAGCAAAAGTGAAAAATTGTGTTTGTAAAATATTCCGCTAGTGGAAACACTACATACCCCCCAACAATGGTAGCTTTTCATATCATCGCATCAAGAATATACACATTATTCAAACTTTTTTAATAAACTGACTACGTAAATATATTGTATAGCTTCATTTTAAATCTAGCAAATGTATTTAATACATGGAAAGCACATATTTCCAAGAGAGGCGTGACCCAGCTGCCTTTTCAAATTTATTAACTTCATATATTCTGCAGGATTTCTACAAGCTCGATGGAAAGCCAGTTTACATACTGGTGGAGTCCAAAAAGTGAAATGATGATGATTGATCAGGCAAGTGTGAAGTGTTCATAGTTTCATGGTTGAAATATCCCCCAGTAGTTTTTGTTAATGTTTTTGAGTGAATTCCAGTTTTTACCCCTAAGTTTAACATCCTTGACGCTAATTGCCCCATTTAAGAGAATTTCATCCATTATACCCCATTTAACAAAAGTGTTGCCACAAATTACCCCATTTAAGTGAATCGGTTCAGCCTGTAGAAAAATCGCCAAGGAAAAAACCGACGATGTGGCACGCCATGTGGACCTGGTAATCGGGGCCCACCAATCAGAACACTCACAAAAATAGAAAAGGGTAATTTGTGGCAACACTTATGTTAAATAGGGTATAATGGATGAAATTCTCTTAAATGGGGTAATTAGCATTAAGAATGTTAAACTTAGGGGTAAAAACTGGAATTCACTCATGTTTTTTCAACATATTATACAACACGGCTAGGTTATCAATTAACTAACTCATGTTCTTGTACAAATACACTATTACAAATTGAGGAGTAAATGATACTATCCAGGGGTGATGCTATCTATCGACACTATCCATTTTGTAAATGTGTAATTTCTTGAGTAACCGTTCTTAAGTAAAGACAGATGACAACCTCACTAGGCATCAATTATAGATAGACGCTTAGTTACTTCGTGTAGAACTTCCGCATTAAGCTATTCTCCACAATCCACATCCGCCTTTTTCTGAAACAGGAGAGCATGTGCCGTTTAGTCTAATAATCCAGAGGTTCTGAGTACTAATTCTGGCCTTTTATCTTCTTCAGAAAAAGGATCACAGCTTCATTCCTTTGCAAGAGCGCATGGTGGATGTGTATTGATAACTCTGCAGTACACTGTCAGGGGCAGCTGCTATTGCTAAGTGTCTTGGTGGAGAGGGTGAGATAGATGAGATGTAGTCTTCCTAGCACTAGTTTTCCAGTAGTGAAGTATTTGATGAGAGCTTGTAGCTATTTCTGTCGGGAATCACCACTGTTAGCTGCAAAGAAAAGAACCATCCTGCTGTTCAGGTTctttttatgagaattttttgtgtATCTCCGCATTAGTTTATCCCATTGTCTCTAATTTTTTTTGAACATTATTGTCTCTAAAATTATATCGCCCTAAGATTGCAGCTCTAGTTGCAACTATCTAGCGCTTCAAACAAGGGAAAAAATTTCTAAAAAAAAGTTACATAGGTAGTTTCTGAACTTAAGCTATGAAAAAAGAACAGCCCGGTTCAGGAGGTTTGATCAGTTCTTTTGAGCAAAATCTTGCCAGATGCCGATCTTGGCACACCTGCGGTGCGCGGGAGCTGCTGCTGGGACGCCGATCTCAAAATGCCGGAGCCGGAAGGAGTCGTGAACTGCTGCTGCGATGCCGACCTCGGCATGTGGCCGGAGCAGAGCAGCGGGGAGCTCGCCGTGTGGGGGTCGCCGAACTGCTGGCACGAGACCGACCTGGGCATACCGCTGGCGCGGTGGAGGCGGCACCGGAAGGAGCCAGGATGGTCGGTGGGCGAGCAGATGCACTGCCCCTTCGCCTTCGCTGGCACCTTCGCCGCCGTGGCGGCGATCTTGGAAGCCATCTTCAGAGCTCCGGGACTCTTGGGTTCGGGCCGAACTTGAAAGTCGATTTTGTCGGGTGTTGTTGATCCggcgcgtttgtttttgttgcgattcCCACAGGGAGATTATAACGGAATTGCAGGGTGGATTTCGTGTCAGAGTTCAGGTTCGTTACGATTCCATCAGGAACCGTGTCAGATGGGTTGCAAACCGAAACAAACTGACGGAAAAGTAGGACGTAAACTGAATGGAGAAACTTAACTTGTGATAGTTACAGTACATGACAGGCAACTTACAAACCATCGATCTGACCATCTAATCTGTTGTACAACACGCTCGAACTCACCAATAATCAAAGAGAAGAACAAGAAGTCGCGGGCGCGGTCGATCGATCGGTCGGCGGATTCAGACTTCAGAGCATTGGCAGCATCATCTGGAGCAGGGGAGCCGGCCGGGAGCGGCGGTGGCGCGCCTTGAACTTCCTGATGGCCGCCGTGAGCACCCTCCTCCACCCCTCCTGAACAACCCAAGCCAACAGAAACCTCGTAACCCAAGGCCGATTCGGGGAGCTAGCTTAAGCTTGGAGGGGTTCATGTGCAGGGAACTACCTTGGTGGGGGCaggcgacggcagcggcggcgatAAGTCCAGCTTCGCCCTGCCGGTGTCGTGGAGGTCGAGGAAAGAGCCGTCCCGCCGCAGCCGCCGGCGCCGCCACCTCGACCTGCTGCCGCCTCCGACGGCAGCGTCCTTGAGCCTGCTCCCGGCCCGCGCCCGGCGCTTCAGCTTGGCGATGAGGAAGTCTCTGGAGCCGGAGGCCGGCGACTCGCTGGGGATCTTGTTGACCGGGGACCAGATGCCGCTCTGGCAGTAGTCGAAGTCGTAGGCGGAGGAGTCGGGGAACTTGCCGAGGAGGCCCCGCGACATGGACTGCTCCAGGTACTCCACCGTCACCACGCGCTCCACCACCAGCACCGCGGCGCCCGGGTTGCCGTTGTCGCCGCCGGCGTCTGTCTCTGCTGCGCTGTTCATCTTGGCTTAAGGCTGGACAAGTGCTTGGAATTGAGAGGGAGCAGAGGGAATGGAGAGCGTGGTGATCGGAGGAAGGGAGGGAAAGGGGTGGGAAATGGAGCAGATCGGTGGAAGTAACCGTTGCGGTGTCTAGGCGGGCACTCGACCGTTGGGATCTCGAGGGTTCGTGGCACTGATGAGTGGGGTCTCGAACTGCGTGCACCAAAGCTGATGTGTACGCCAAAGCTTGTCATTTGTTTTTCTTTTGCGACAAAGTGTTTTTTAAGAGAGATtttaaaatgttaattaattaaaaTGTCAATGAATTAAAATGTTATTACGATCATTCATTATAAAATTGACCACATAGGGCGGAGCATCATTAACAAGAATACTATCCCatctactccctccggtcctttttagttcgcatataagatttgactgaagtcaagcctcgtaaagtttgaccaactttatagaaaaaaataccaacattcacaatctgaaatcaatatcaatagatgtgtcatgacttaaagtttcatattgtataactttaacaTGGCAGATGTTGATATCTTTTtacataaatatggtcaaactttatgaagtttgacttcagagaattctaatatgcagagtaaaaaggaccggagaaaGTATTATTGAAGCTAAACTTCGCAATCGTATGGGCCACAACATTAGCATATTTAAAACTGTTTATAAGCTTTGATAAACTCCTCGATTCCTTTTTCAAATCGGCCAGTGAGGACCTGTCAGCTATTTCATTTGCAAGGGACGCGACCACAAAAGTATAGTCACTTTTTAAAATTATAGGATTGTGAAAAGTGATATCTATATATAGACTAGCAAGACATGCTCGGAGTTCCGCCTCCTCCACGCTTTTACAAAGCCCAGGACCTTCCCCGAAGAGTCACTGGCCACCATGCCCACACTTGCAGCGCTAAtgctctccacaaagcttgcatcaacattgaTCTTAATATAATCAGAAGGAGGGAATTGCTATAATACCTGAGTTTCCAAAGGATTAGGACCAAGTTTTAATCCAGACAACGAACCTTTACCTTTATTTTTCGAGTCCACCTCTGGACAGGAGTGAATTTGCGACAAATGACGACCAATAACTCTCCACAAAATTAGCAGAGGCCGAGACAAGTTCCTTCACCGTACCAAATATGAAGTCATTTCTCAAATGTCTGGctctcagaaaatgaatataaTTTGGTCAAGCAGAGTAACACTCAATTGGTCCAAAAGAATAAGAAACCAATCAGACCCCGAATGCTTGAAAACCTCATCCCCAGGTAGATCTCATATGTCCCTAATGGCCATACGCAACGCATATGCCTTAGGGCACCTGACTAGTGCATGAAACGTACTTTCATCTTCCACTCCACAAATAAAGCATGTACTGAGAGTGCTTGGTGGTGCAAGACTCTGTTTACCTGGACAGCCAAACTATTCGTAGCGACACGCCACACAAAAATCCGGATTCCAAATAATATCCCAAACCTTCGTCTTCCCCAACATAGTGCCATTATATTGCCCTTCGTCTTCTTTACGTTCCTTTAGATTAAGCACAAGCATATATGCGATTTTAACCGAGCATAAATCATTCTTCTCAAAGTGCCAAGCTATAAAATCACCTTCTCCTGATCACTGAAGACGTAAACTTAATATCTCCCCTGCATCATGTGGATAAAATAAGTGCCTA
This window harbors:
- the LOC119357992 gene encoding adenine phosphoribosyltransferase 5-like, which gives rise to MGACACMQWQPLCELSEGTVTFGAGRQEAASRFAASSSERTGRDRLVLVGKRRLRALFVSPAPLCRRSGIEARGFIFGPAIALAIGAKFIPLRKPGKLPGAVISENYTLEYGTDCLEMHVGAVEPGDRVVVVDDLVATGGTLSAAIKLLERAAADVVECACLIGLPKFKDFYKLDGKPVYILVESKK
- the LOC119355656 gene encoding uncharacterized protein LOC119355656 codes for the protein MNSAAETDAGGDNGNPGAAVLVVERVVTVEYLEQSMSRGLLGKFPDSSAYDFDYCQSGIWSPVNKIPSESPASGSRDFLIAKLKRRARAGSRLKDAAVGGGSRSRWRRRRLRRDGSFLDLHDTGRAKLDLSPPLPSPAPTKEGWRRVLTAAIRKFKARHRRSRPAPLLQMMLPML